ATGCTTGCAAGTATCTGAATATGATGCCATGTTTTTCAGGTTTGGTTTCGTGCTAAGGCTCAGAGCTCCTTCGACGCACTCACCACAATAGACTACGAGCGTGAAGAAGTTGGGAAGACCGCCAGGCAGATCAGGGATATGAGGAGAGCGAAGCTTCGAGGCTATTTTGCCATTTGCATGTTAGGCTTGGGAACAATGCACTGGGGAGGGGCTCAGAAGGTTTTGGACCACATGAACAAGGGCGAGGGGAACAAGGAATTGGTCAACATTTGTGTCCGATTCCTCACTTTCTCTTTCAATTGCTCCCTGCTTGGCCTTACTGCTGGTACATTTCACACCACTGCCCCCTGGGCACTTTTCTTTGCTGGACTTGGTGCCTGGCAGTCCTTCCTATTCTTACTGGCACTATTCCATCTTGAAACAAGAAAGTACCATCTGGAGGAAAGTCATGCAAATTATTCATTCTACATGAGTGCTTTGCTGTTCAGTTTGCATTGGTCCTATGCTG
This genomic interval from Panicum virgatum strain AP13 chromosome 8K, P.virgatum_v5, whole genome shotgun sequence contains the following:
- the LOC120643831 gene encoding uncharacterized protein LOC120643831 isoform X2; the protein is MAGAGAGASPGADPAASGWKVWFRAKAQSSFDALTTIDYEREEVGKTARQIRDMRRAKLRGYFAICMLGLGTMHWGGAQKVLDHMNKGEGNKELVNICVRFLTFSFNCSLLGLTAVPSGGKSCKLFILHECFAVQFALVLCCSGSTDFACCWQDYHIIYAPPFVPDKLDLVQVCFWKLVSQGPFLLWKPKEHASTN
- the LOC120643831 gene encoding uncharacterized protein LOC120643831 isoform X1, giving the protein MAGAGAGASPGADPAASGWKVWFRAKAQSSFDALTTIDYEREEVGKTARQIRDMRRAKLRGYFAICMLGLGTMHWGGAQKVLDHMNKGEGNKELVNICVRFLTFSFNCSLLGLTAGTFHTTAPWALFFAGLGAWQSFLFLLALFHLETRKYHLEESHANYSFYMSALLFSLHWSYAAQDPLILHAVGKIIISSMHLLLYLISWIWSKCAFGSLFHKVLSCSGNPRNMLPRINRRRDS